In Capricornis sumatraensis isolate serow.1 chromosome 16, serow.2, whole genome shotgun sequence, a genomic segment contains:
- the UBE4A gene encoding ubiquitin conjugation factor E4 A isoform X2 has translation MTDQENNNNISSNPFAALFGSLADAKQFAAIQKEQLKQQSDELPASPDDSDNSVSESLDEFDYSVAEISRSFRSQQEICEQLNINHMIQRIFLITLDNSDPSLKSGNGIPSRCVYLEEMAVDLEDQDWLDMNNVEQAVFTRLLLQDPGNHLINMTSSTTLNLSADRDAGERHSFCYLYSCFQRAKEEITKVPENLLPFAVQCRNLTVSNTRTVLLTPEIYVDQNIHEQLVDLMVEATLGGHFEGVAEFLDEVIGALILDEEVRTFPEVMIPVFDILLGRIKDLELCQILLYAYLDILLYFTKQKDMAKVFVDYIQPKDPSNGQMYQKTLLGVILNISCLLKTPGVIENHGYFLNPSRSSPQEIKVQEANIHQFMARFHEKIYQMLKNLLQLSPETKHCILSWLGNCLHANAGRTKIWANQMPEIFFQMYASDAFFLNLGAALLKLCQPFCKPRSSRILTFNPTYCALKELNDEERKIKNVHMRGLDKETCLIPAVQEPKFPQNYNLVTENLVLTEYTLYLGFHRLHDQMVKINQNLHRLQVAWRDAQQSSSPAADNLREQFERLMTIYLSTKTAMSEPQMLQNCLNLQVSVAILLVQLAIGNEGSQLMELTFPLPDGYSSLAYVPEFFADNLGDFLIFLRRFADDILETSADSLEHVLHFITIFTGSIERMKNPHLRAKLAEVLEAVMPHMDQTPNPLVSSVFHRKRVFCNFPYASHLAEALIKVFVDIEFTGDPHQFEQKFNYRRPMYPILKYMWGTDTYRESIKDLADYASKNLEAMNPPLFLRFLNLLMNDAIFLLDEAIQYLSKIKIQQIEKDRGEWDSLTPEARREKEAGLQMFGQLARFHNIMSNETIGTLAFLTSEIKSLFVHPFLAERIISMLNYFLQHLVGPKMGALKVKDFSEFDFKPQQLVSDICTIYLNLGDEENFCATVPKDGRSYSPTLFAQTVRVLKKINKPGNMIVAFSNLAERIKSLADLQQQEEETYADACDEFLDPIMSTLMSDPVVLPSSRVTVDRSTIARHLLSDQTDPFNRSPLTMDQIRPNTELKEKIQRWLAERKQQQKEQLE, from the exons ATGACAGACCAGGAGAATAACAACAACATCTCAAGTAACCCCTTTGCTGCTCTTTTTGGCTCCTTGGCTGATGCCAAACAGTTTGCAGCAATCCAAAAAGAGCAGCTGAAGCAGCAATCTG ATGAACTCCCAGCCAGCCCAGATGACTCGGATAATAGTGTGTCAGAGAGCCTGGATGAATTTGATTACTCTGTGGCTGAGATCAGCCGCTCATTCCGTTCACAGCAGGAAATATGTGAGCAACTCAACATCAATCACATGATCCAAAGGATCTTCCTCATCACTCTGGACAACA GTGACCCGAGCCTGAAAAGTGGGAATGGCATCCCCAGCCGGTGTGTGTATTTGGAAGAAATGGCAGTAGACCTGGAAGATCAAGACTGGCTTGATATGAACAACGTAGAGCAG GCTGTCTTCACTCGCTTATTACTTCAAGATCCAGGCAACCACTTGATTAACATGACTTCTTCTACAACACTGAATCTCTCTGCTGATCGAGATGCAGGGGAGAGGCACAGTTTTTGTTACCTTTATTCCTGCTTTCAAAGAGCCAAGGAGGAG ATTACCAAAGTTCCAGAGAACCTACTACCTTTTGCAGTACAGTGCAGGAACCTCACTGTGTCCAATACCCGAACAGTTCTTCTCACCCCAGAGATCTATGTTGACCAAAACATCCACGAGCAGCTGGTAGATTTGATGGTAGAAGCCACCCTAGGAGGCC ATTTTGAAGGTGTAGCTGAGTTTCTGGATGAGGTCATTGGAGCCTTGATATTAGATGAGGAAGTTCGAACATTTCCAGAAGTCATGATTCCAGTATTTGACATTTTATTGGGCCGAATCAAAGATCTAGAACTCTGCCAGATTCTGCTGTACGCGTATCTGGACATTCTTCTCTATTTCACTAAGCAGAAGGATATGGCCAAG GTTTTTGTAGACTACATTCAGCCCAAGGATCCAAGTAATGGACAGATGTACCAGAAGACCTTGCTAGGAGTAATCTTGAATATCTCCTGCTTATTAAAGACACCGGGAGTCATAGAAAATCATGGCTACTTCCTGAACCCATCTCGTTCCAGTCCTCAGGAGATCAAAGTACAAGAGGCCAACATTCATCAG TTCATGGCTCGGTTCCATGAAAAGATCTACCAGATGCTGAAGAACCTACTCCAGCTCTCTCCAGAAACCAAACACTGTATCTTGTCCTGGCTCGGAAACTGTTTGCATGCAAACGCAGGCCGCACCAAGATTTGGGCCAATCAGATGCCAGAAATCTTCTTCCAAATGTATGCCTCGGATGCCTTCTTTCTGAATCTGGGTGCTGCTCTCCTGAAGCTATGCCAGCCATTTTGCAAACCCAGATCCTCTCGGATCCTCACCTTTAATCCTACTTACTGTGCCCTGAAGGAGTTGAATGATGAAGAacgaaaaataaaaaatgtacacaTGAGAG gtTTGGACAAAGAGACCTGTTTGATTCCAGCTGTACAGGAGCCAAAGTTTCCCCAGAACTACAACCTTGTAACAGAGAACCTTGTCCTGACAGAGTACACCTTGTACTTGGGATTTCACAG GTTGCATgatcagatggtaaaaatcaATCAGAATCTGCATCGGCTGCAGGTAGCCTGGCGGGACGCTCAGCAAAGTTCCAGCCCTGCTGCTGACAACCTCCGGGAGCAGTTTGAACGACTGATGACCATCTATCTTTCTACCAAGACGGCCATGAGTGAGCCACAGATGCTACAAAACTGCCTAAACTTGCAGGTGTCCGTGGCTATTCTCCTGGTTCAGCTGGCCATAGGCAACGAGGGCTCACAGCTGATGGAGCTGACTTTTCCTTTGCCAGATGGCTACAGTTCTTTGGCTTACGTGCCAG aattttttgCAGATAACTTGGGcgatttcctcatttttcttcgtCGCTTTGCCGATGACATCTTGGAGACATCGGCAGATTCCTTGGAACATGTCCTTCATTTTATCACCATTTTCACTGGAAGCATAGAAAG GATGAAGAATCCCCACCTAAGGGCCAAACTGGCTGAGGTGTTGGAAGCAGTGATGCCCCACATGGATCAGACCCCAAATCCTTTAGTATCCAGTGTCTTCCACCGGAAACGTGTGTTCTGCAACTTTCCCTATGCATCCCACCTTGCAGAAGCTCTCATCAAGGTCTTTGTGGACATTGAGTTTACAG GAGACCCCCATCAGTTTGAGCAGAAGTTTAATTACCGCCGCCCCATGTATCCCATCCTCAAGTACATGTGGGGAACAGATACCTATCGAGAGAGCATTAAG GATTTGGCTGACTATGCCTCTAAGAATTTAGAAGCCATGAATCCCCCACTTTTCCTCCGTTTTCTTAACCTGCTAATGAATGATGCCATTTTCCTTCTGGATGAAGCCATAcag TATTTGAGCAAGATAAAGATTCAGCAAATTGAGAAGGACCGAGGTGAATGGGATAGTCTGACTCCAGAAGCCCGCCGAGAGAAGGAGGCTGGCCTACAGATGTTTGGACAGTTAGCACGTTTCCATAACATCATGTCCAATGAAACAATCGGTACCCTTGCGTTTCTGACATCAG AGATCAAGTCCCTCTTTGTGCATCCTTTCCTGGCCGAGCGCATCATCTCCATGCTGAACTACTTCCTGCAGCACCTGGTTGGCCCCAAGATGGGGGCCTTAAAAGTCAAGGATTTCAGTGAATTTGACTTCAAACCCCAGCAGCTCGTTTCAGATATCTGCACCATCTACTTAAATCTTGG GGACGAGGAGAATTTCTGTGCCACTGTGCCCAAAGATGGCCGTTCCTACTCCCCAACTCTCTTCGCACAGACAGTCCGAGtcctgaagaaaataaataagcctGGGAATATGATTGTGGCTTTCAGCAACTTAGCAGAGAGAATCAAG TCCCTAGCAGACCTCCAACAGCAGGAAGAGGAGACCTATGCTGATGCCTGCGATGAGTTCCTGGACCCCATCATGAGCACACTGATGTCTGACCCTGTGGTGCTGCCGTCCTCCAGAGTGACTGTGGACAGATCCACCATTGCCAGACATTTGCTCAG TGACCAAACAGATCCCTTTAACCGTAGTCCCCTCACCATGGACCAGATCCGGCCAAacacagaactgaaagaaaaaatccaACGGTGGCTTGCAGAGaggaaacaacaacagaaggagcAACTTGAATAA
- the UBE4A gene encoding ubiquitin conjugation factor E4 A isoform X1, translating to MTDQENNNNISSNPFAALFGSLADAKQFAAIQKEQLKQQSDELPASPDDSDNSVSESLDEFDYSVAEISRSFRSQQEICEQLNINHMIQRIFLITLDNSDPSLKSGNGIPSRCVYLEEMAVDLEDQDWLDMNNVEQAVFTRLLLQDPGNHLINMTSSTTLNLSADRDAGERHSFCYLYSCFQRAKEEITKVPENLLPFAVQCRNLTVSNTRTVLLTPEIYVDQNIHEQLVDLMVEATLGGREYISKIYFEGVAEFLDEVIGALILDEEVRTFPEVMIPVFDILLGRIKDLELCQILLYAYLDILLYFTKQKDMAKVFVDYIQPKDPSNGQMYQKTLLGVILNISCLLKTPGVIENHGYFLNPSRSSPQEIKVQEANIHQFMARFHEKIYQMLKNLLQLSPETKHCILSWLGNCLHANAGRTKIWANQMPEIFFQMYASDAFFLNLGAALLKLCQPFCKPRSSRILTFNPTYCALKELNDEERKIKNVHMRGLDKETCLIPAVQEPKFPQNYNLVTENLVLTEYTLYLGFHRLHDQMVKINQNLHRLQVAWRDAQQSSSPAADNLREQFERLMTIYLSTKTAMSEPQMLQNCLNLQVSVAILLVQLAIGNEGSQLMELTFPLPDGYSSLAYVPEFFADNLGDFLIFLRRFADDILETSADSLEHVLHFITIFTGSIERMKNPHLRAKLAEVLEAVMPHMDQTPNPLVSSVFHRKRVFCNFPYASHLAEALIKVFVDIEFTGDPHQFEQKFNYRRPMYPILKYMWGTDTYRESIKDLADYASKNLEAMNPPLFLRFLNLLMNDAIFLLDEAIQYLSKIKIQQIEKDRGEWDSLTPEARREKEAGLQMFGQLARFHNIMSNETIGTLAFLTSEIKSLFVHPFLAERIISMLNYFLQHLVGPKMGALKVKDFSEFDFKPQQLVSDICTIYLNLGDEENFCATVPKDGRSYSPTLFAQTVRVLKKINKPGNMIVAFSNLAERIKSLADLQQQEEETYADACDEFLDPIMSTLMSDPVVLPSSRVTVDRSTIARHLLSDQTDPFNRSPLTMDQIRPNTELKEKIQRWLAERKQQQKEQLE from the exons ATGACAGACCAGGAGAATAACAACAACATCTCAAGTAACCCCTTTGCTGCTCTTTTTGGCTCCTTGGCTGATGCCAAACAGTTTGCAGCAATCCAAAAAGAGCAGCTGAAGCAGCAATCTG ATGAACTCCCAGCCAGCCCAGATGACTCGGATAATAGTGTGTCAGAGAGCCTGGATGAATTTGATTACTCTGTGGCTGAGATCAGCCGCTCATTCCGTTCACAGCAGGAAATATGTGAGCAACTCAACATCAATCACATGATCCAAAGGATCTTCCTCATCACTCTGGACAACA GTGACCCGAGCCTGAAAAGTGGGAATGGCATCCCCAGCCGGTGTGTGTATTTGGAAGAAATGGCAGTAGACCTGGAAGATCAAGACTGGCTTGATATGAACAACGTAGAGCAG GCTGTCTTCACTCGCTTATTACTTCAAGATCCAGGCAACCACTTGATTAACATGACTTCTTCTACAACACTGAATCTCTCTGCTGATCGAGATGCAGGGGAGAGGCACAGTTTTTGTTACCTTTATTCCTGCTTTCAAAGAGCCAAGGAGGAG ATTACCAAAGTTCCAGAGAACCTACTACCTTTTGCAGTACAGTGCAGGAACCTCACTGTGTCCAATACCCGAACAGTTCTTCTCACCCCAGAGATCTATGTTGACCAAAACATCCACGAGCAGCTGGTAGATTTGATGGTAGAAGCCACCCTAGGAGGCCGTGAGTATATAAGCAAGATCT ATTTTGAAGGTGTAGCTGAGTTTCTGGATGAGGTCATTGGAGCCTTGATATTAGATGAGGAAGTTCGAACATTTCCAGAAGTCATGATTCCAGTATTTGACATTTTATTGGGCCGAATCAAAGATCTAGAACTCTGCCAGATTCTGCTGTACGCGTATCTGGACATTCTTCTCTATTTCACTAAGCAGAAGGATATGGCCAAG GTTTTTGTAGACTACATTCAGCCCAAGGATCCAAGTAATGGACAGATGTACCAGAAGACCTTGCTAGGAGTAATCTTGAATATCTCCTGCTTATTAAAGACACCGGGAGTCATAGAAAATCATGGCTACTTCCTGAACCCATCTCGTTCCAGTCCTCAGGAGATCAAAGTACAAGAGGCCAACATTCATCAG TTCATGGCTCGGTTCCATGAAAAGATCTACCAGATGCTGAAGAACCTACTCCAGCTCTCTCCAGAAACCAAACACTGTATCTTGTCCTGGCTCGGAAACTGTTTGCATGCAAACGCAGGCCGCACCAAGATTTGGGCCAATCAGATGCCAGAAATCTTCTTCCAAATGTATGCCTCGGATGCCTTCTTTCTGAATCTGGGTGCTGCTCTCCTGAAGCTATGCCAGCCATTTTGCAAACCCAGATCCTCTCGGATCCTCACCTTTAATCCTACTTACTGTGCCCTGAAGGAGTTGAATGATGAAGAacgaaaaataaaaaatgtacacaTGAGAG gtTTGGACAAAGAGACCTGTTTGATTCCAGCTGTACAGGAGCCAAAGTTTCCCCAGAACTACAACCTTGTAACAGAGAACCTTGTCCTGACAGAGTACACCTTGTACTTGGGATTTCACAG GTTGCATgatcagatggtaaaaatcaATCAGAATCTGCATCGGCTGCAGGTAGCCTGGCGGGACGCTCAGCAAAGTTCCAGCCCTGCTGCTGACAACCTCCGGGAGCAGTTTGAACGACTGATGACCATCTATCTTTCTACCAAGACGGCCATGAGTGAGCCACAGATGCTACAAAACTGCCTAAACTTGCAGGTGTCCGTGGCTATTCTCCTGGTTCAGCTGGCCATAGGCAACGAGGGCTCACAGCTGATGGAGCTGACTTTTCCTTTGCCAGATGGCTACAGTTCTTTGGCTTACGTGCCAG aattttttgCAGATAACTTGGGcgatttcctcatttttcttcgtCGCTTTGCCGATGACATCTTGGAGACATCGGCAGATTCCTTGGAACATGTCCTTCATTTTATCACCATTTTCACTGGAAGCATAGAAAG GATGAAGAATCCCCACCTAAGGGCCAAACTGGCTGAGGTGTTGGAAGCAGTGATGCCCCACATGGATCAGACCCCAAATCCTTTAGTATCCAGTGTCTTCCACCGGAAACGTGTGTTCTGCAACTTTCCCTATGCATCCCACCTTGCAGAAGCTCTCATCAAGGTCTTTGTGGACATTGAGTTTACAG GAGACCCCCATCAGTTTGAGCAGAAGTTTAATTACCGCCGCCCCATGTATCCCATCCTCAAGTACATGTGGGGAACAGATACCTATCGAGAGAGCATTAAG GATTTGGCTGACTATGCCTCTAAGAATTTAGAAGCCATGAATCCCCCACTTTTCCTCCGTTTTCTTAACCTGCTAATGAATGATGCCATTTTCCTTCTGGATGAAGCCATAcag TATTTGAGCAAGATAAAGATTCAGCAAATTGAGAAGGACCGAGGTGAATGGGATAGTCTGACTCCAGAAGCCCGCCGAGAGAAGGAGGCTGGCCTACAGATGTTTGGACAGTTAGCACGTTTCCATAACATCATGTCCAATGAAACAATCGGTACCCTTGCGTTTCTGACATCAG AGATCAAGTCCCTCTTTGTGCATCCTTTCCTGGCCGAGCGCATCATCTCCATGCTGAACTACTTCCTGCAGCACCTGGTTGGCCCCAAGATGGGGGCCTTAAAAGTCAAGGATTTCAGTGAATTTGACTTCAAACCCCAGCAGCTCGTTTCAGATATCTGCACCATCTACTTAAATCTTGG GGACGAGGAGAATTTCTGTGCCACTGTGCCCAAAGATGGCCGTTCCTACTCCCCAACTCTCTTCGCACAGACAGTCCGAGtcctgaagaaaataaataagcctGGGAATATGATTGTGGCTTTCAGCAACTTAGCAGAGAGAATCAAG TCCCTAGCAGACCTCCAACAGCAGGAAGAGGAGACCTATGCTGATGCCTGCGATGAGTTCCTGGACCCCATCATGAGCACACTGATGTCTGACCCTGTGGTGCTGCCGTCCTCCAGAGTGACTGTGGACAGATCCACCATTGCCAGACATTTGCTCAG TGACCAAACAGATCCCTTTAACCGTAGTCCCCTCACCATGGACCAGATCCGGCCAAacacagaactgaaagaaaaaatccaACGGTGGCTTGCAGAGaggaaacaacaacagaaggagcAACTTGAATAA